In a genomic window of Paroedura picta isolate Pp20150507F chromosome 14, Ppicta_v3.0, whole genome shotgun sequence:
- the CRIP2 gene encoding cysteine-rich protein 2, giving the protein MASKCPKCDKTVYFAEKVTSLGKDWHKFCLKCERCSKTLTPGGHAEHDGKPYCHKPCYATLFGPKGVNIGGAGSYIYDKPQNEGPLVSGPIEFVSKAEEKKVNSAPKAPSRASSITTFTGEPNICPRCSKKVYFAEKVTSLGKDWHRPCLRCERCGKTLTPGGHAEHDGQPYCHKPCYGILFGPKGVNTGAVGSYIYDKDPEAKDQP; this is encoded by the exons CTGAGAAAGTCACTTCCTTGGGGAAAGACTGGCACAAGTTCTGCTTGAAATGCGAGCGCTGCAGTAAGACACTGACGCCTGGTGGACATGCGGAG CATGATGGGAAGCCCTACTGCCACAAACCTTGTTACGCAACATTGTTTGGACCAAAAg GTGTAAATATTGGAGGGGCAGGCTCCTACATCTATGATAAGCCTCAGAACGAAGGGCCATTGGTGTCTGGTCCCATTGAGTTTGTCTCCAAGGCAGAAGAAAAGAAAGTGAACTCTGCACCCAAGGCTCCCAGCAGAG CCTCCAGCATTACCACCTTCACCGGAGAGCCAAACATCTGTCCACGCTGCTCTAAGAAGGTTTATTTTG CTGAGAAGGTGACCTCATTGGGCAAGGACTGGCACCGCCCCTGCCTACGGTGCGAGCGCTGCGGGAAAACTCTAACACCTGGAGGCCATGCTGAG CATGATGGACAGCCTTATTGCCACAAACCATGCTATGGGATTCTCTTTGGACCAAAGG GGGTGAACACGGGTGCTGTTGGCAGCTACATCTACGATAAAGACCCGGAGGCAAAGGACCAGCCGTAA